GACCCCTCCGCGACCTTGACCTTGGCCCTTTAGTGACCTCCCAGACCCCCATATCCACATAGGAAACCCCCAATACCCACATTTAGGGTCGTAGGAACCCCAACCCCTTTATCTCCCTCTCTCACCCCaaattttgtgtcttttttcccccccgttTTCCAGACCTGACGACAGAACTCGCGTACCTGACGCCGTCGCTCCGCGCGGACCCCGCGGTGACCTTGGCCTTGACCCTTTagtgacccccaaaccccacatttagtgacccccaaacccccaataCTCACACTTAGGGACTCCGCAACCCCTTTATTTCCCTCTCTAACCCCCGTTTTTCTCCGTTTCCAGACCTGACGCTGTCGCTGCATTCAGACCCCTCCGCGACCTTGACCTTGGCCCTTTAGtgaccccaacccccccattTAGTGCCCCCCAACATCACGTTTAGGGGCTCAGAAACCCCTTTATCTCCCTCTCTCACCCCaaatttgtgtcttttttcccccccgttTTCCAGACCTGACGACAGAACTCGCGTACCTGACGCCGTCGCTCCGCGCGGACCCCGCGGTGACCTTGGCCTTGACCCTTCagtgacccccaaacccccaataCTCACACTTAGGGACTCCGCAACccctttatttctctctctaaCCCCGTTTTTCTCCGTTTCCAGACCTGACGCTGTCGCTGCATTCAGACCCCTCCATGACCTTGGCCTTGACCCTTTagtgacccccaaccccccattTAGTGCCCCCCAACATCCACGTTTAGGGGCTCAGAAACCCCTTTATCTCCCTCTCTCACCCCAAATTTGTGTCTCTTTTCCCCCGTTTCCAGACCTGACGACAGAACTCGCGTACCTGACGCCGTCGCTCCGCGCGGACCCCGCGGTGACCTTGGCCTTGACCCTTTagtgacccccaaacccccaataCTCACACTTAGGGACTCCGCAACCCCTTTATTTCCCTCTCTAACCCCCGTTTTTCTCCGTTTCCAGGCCTGACGCTGTCGCTGCGTTCAGACCCCTCCGCGACCTTGACCTCGGCCCTTTAGTGACCCCAACCCCCCATTTAGTGCCCCCCAACATCCACGTTTAGGGGCTCAGAAACCCCTTTATCTCCCTCTCTCACCCCaaatttgtgtcttttttcccccccgttTCCAGACCTGACGACAGAACTCGCGTACCTGACGCCGTCGCTCCGCGGGGACCCCGCGGTGACCTTGGCCTTGCCCCTTTagtgacccccaaaccccacatttagtgccccccaaacccccaataCTCACACTTAGGGACTCCGCAACCCCTTTATTTCCCTCTCTAACCCCCGTTTTTCTCCGTTTCCCAGACCTGACGACAGAACTCGCGTACCTGACGCCGTCGCTCCGCGCGGACCCGCGGTGACCTTGGCCTTGGCCCTTCGCGCCGCCTGGGCCCTGGGGAACTGGGTTCGGTTTCTTCCGGCTGTACCGggcggcccctccccccgccgcaGCCTCCTCGACAAGTTCGCCGAGAGGGAGCGGAGGACGGCGCTCAAGGCCATGGTCAAAACGTACGGGTTTGGGGGCAAAAGCGGGCGTTTCGGGAAAAAAAACGGGGGGGTGGGAAACGGCGCTCGAGGCCGTGGGCAAAATGTgcgggtttggggggaaaaacgGGCGTTTTGGGAAAGAACGGGGCGTGGGAAACGGTGCTCGAGGCCGTGGTCAAGATggatgggtttgggggggaaaggtagggatttggggaaaaagtGGGGTAGGGAAAACGGCGCTCGAGGCCGTGGGCAAAATGTgcgggtttggggggaaaaacgggggttttgggaaaaaaaaccagtgctCAAGGCCGTGGGCAAAATGTGCGGGTTTGGGGGCGAAAACGGgggttttgggaaaaaaatcagtgctcaAGGCCGTGGGCAAAATGTGCGGGTTTGGGGGCGAAAACGGGGGTTTTGGGAAAAACGGGGAGTCGGGGAAACGGTGCTCAAGGCCGTGGTCAAAATGTAtgagaaatgggggaaaaaaggggatttgggggaaaaaattgtGCTCAAGGCCATTGGGCAAAATGTatggatttgggggaaaaaccagggatttggggaaaaaaccgGGAAAACGGTGCTCAAGGCCATGAGCAAAATGGATgagaaatggggagaaaaacagggatttggggaaaaaaatggggcTTTGGGAAGACAGCGCTCAAGGCCATGGTCAAAACATACAGATTTGGGGTGAAAAACGgggattttggaaaaaaaaaaaaccaggtttGGAAAACAGTGCTTAAGGCCATCGTCAAAACGTAcaggaaatgggggaaaaaaggggattTGGGGATAAACGGTGCTCAAGGCCATGGGCAAAACGTGCGATGGGTTTTGGGGCGAAAAACGGGGGGGTTGGGAAAAACAAcgaggttttggggggaagaaatggggttttgggaaaaaaatggcagtttggggaaaaaacaacccacagtTTTTGGGAGGGGGATAAATGGGGTtttagagggggaaaaaaagatttttttggggaaaaaagaagagttttggggaaagagcaggatttgggggaaaaaatggggtttttggggaaaaaaatggggattttttttgggaaaatgggggttttgggggaaaacggGGGTTTTTGGGGGAGCTGGAGTTGGATGCGGCTGCGGAGGCCACAGGTGAGTGGGGGAGGGGACGTTGGGCTGAAATCCCCTTTTCTGCCCCATttttggagctggggggggtaAAAATCCCCCATTTCTGCCCCATATTTGCGGCTGGGGGGGTAAACCCTCATTTCTGCCCCAAATTGGGGATAAAATCCCCGTTTCTGCCCCATCTTGGGGcataaaaatcccatttttgcCCCATCTTGGGGATAAATCCCGGTTTCTGCCCCATTTTTGGGCCTGGGGGGGTGAATCCCCCAAATGAACTAAAATGCCCCATAACGGGTCTGTCCCTCCCCCAGGTAATCAGTTTCCCCCCCCAGCTAATTAATTATTCTCCAATTAATTTATTCCGCCCACCCCCATTATTTTATTCCCCCCCGGCGCCATTTCCCCCCTTTCTatgaccccaaatcccccaaaatgACCCCAAATCCCTGACCTAATGACCCCCCTGTTAATTACCCCCATTAACGAGGTTCTCGCCGCAAGTTCCGGCCGGTGCCGGGGGCTCCAatgaccccaaatccccccaaaatgaccccaaatccccccctaACGACCCCCTAcgaccccaaatccccccgtCCTGGTGCCAGGTGCCCCCACTGAACTAATGACCCCCGTTAATTAACGTGACCCCATTAACGAGGTTCTTGCCGCAGGTTCCGGCCGGTGCTGCCGGTGCTGGGGGCTCCGatgaccccaaatccccccgaAATGACCCCAAATCCCTGACCTAATGACCCCCCGTTAATTACCCCCCATTAACGAGGTTCTCGCCGCAGGTTCCGGCCGGTGCCGGGGGCTCCAatgaccccaaatccccccgaaatgaccccaaatccccccctaAATGACCCCGGATCCCCCCCCCGCACTGGCTCCAGGTGCCCCCACTGACCTAACGCCCCCCCGTTAAGTAACGTGACGCCATTAACGAGGTTCTCGCCGCAGGTTCCGGCCGGTGCtgccggtgccggtgctggGGGCGGCGCTGGCGCTCGACTCCCCCGACTGTCGCCGCCGGTTCCTGCAGCCGCTGCCCTTGAGCTTCAGCGGCCCCGACGCCATCGACTgcaaagggagctggggggcgcTGGCCGCCCTCTGACCTTGACCCCGACCTTGACCCCTGACCCCGCCAGGGACAGCCCCCTGTgcttggcgggggggggaggggcggagtcaaacacccccccccgccccttgaAGTGGGGGAGGGGGCGGAGCGAGCCCACGCCCAGTGGGGAGGGGCGGAGTCGACCCCTCCCCCTTACgtggtgggggaggggcggagTCAAACAGCCCCCCACCTTGAggtgggggaggggaaaagTGTGAAACacccccccaccaccaccacagtgGGGGAGGGCGGAGCCGACAGCCCCCCCTTTGCGGTGGGGGAGGGGCAGAATCaacccccccctccccccatcTTTGCGGTGGGGAGGGGCAGAGTGAGACCCCTCCCCCagtgggggaggggaggagaatCACACCCCCACCTCCGCGTGGGGGAGGGGCGGAGCCAAACCACGCCCGATGGGGGGAGGGGCAGAGTCAACACCCCCCCCCTTTGCGGTGGGggaggggaggtgggggaggGGTGGAATGGGGGGGGTCGCAGTTTGGAGGGGGAGGGGGTGGCTTGGGGGGGAGGGGCCACGACCTCAATGTGGGGGGATCACGAACCCCGAAAACAAACCCcgggggggggggtcggggcccctccccccctccccccgcctcagtttctctctctttgccgAGGTGGGAccggccgcccctccccccgccgcaCGGACCCCCCGAGACCCCCGGAGGAGCCGCCGGGGGGGACccgacccccccaaaaccaacggggaccccccgcccctcccccacccgcCGCCGCACGGGGGAGGGGCCCGAGcagccgcccctccccccccagaGACTCGGAGCCGTTTCCACCAACAGCGACTTTTTTAccagatttattattttttttggccggaaaaaaaaaaccaccaacaactttaacctgtttttttttattattattcttattttttggttcgtatttaattttatttcccctccccctccccccaaccctccccccgcccctccccccacgTCTCTGCGCAGGTAAAACacgcccctccccccaccccgcccctcCCCACCCCTTTTCGTTTGTTCCCGCGATGTCACCGCggggcccctcccccccctccccctttttaactgattttcccttttttgggacagaataaagaggaaaaacaaacaaggaaacgGCTCCAAGTGCTGGGGGGGAGGGGCGATGGGCGGGGCTGAGGCGTCTGGGCAGCCAATCAGCATTAAGGAGGGGGGTGGGAggtcccccctccccccccccccaacagattcagcttcacattttttccctttttttccatttcttttattggaaaaaatttGGGGGATGGGGGGAGGTGGGGCCCGGGGAAGCCCCGCCCCCGCTTGATGATTGGCATGCATGGGGGCGGGGCTGGCATGCGGGAGCCCCGCCCACTTTTGGAGCGGGAGGGGCCTCCAGGAAGGGGCGTGGTCAGCAAGCGCTGTGGCCACGCCCACCGTGCAATGAGGCCACGCCCACCGTTGGCTCCACCCCCACAGCACGGGATCCAGCCCCTCTAACTTTGGCCCCGCCCACAGCAGCATTGGCCCCGCCCCCAGCAGCATTAGCTCCGCCCCCACAGCAGAGGCTCCACCCCCACCGTATTGGCCCCGCCCACAGCAGCTTTGGCTCCACCCCCTGTTGGGAGCAATTGGCACCTGTGGGGCAGCcgggaggggggcggggggaaaacCGGGGGGGGGTCCGTGGGTCCGTCCTTGTGTCCacgtgtccgtgtgtctgtccgtCACTTGGCCAGCCGGCTCACCACCCGGATCAGCGCCGCGTTCTCGTCCTTCAGCCGCTGGTTGTCGGCGCGAAGGTCGGAAAGAgcctgggggtggggggggagaggaggggatgagatgggacccaggcatccggggtcCACGgcaaaggggacccaggcgtccgggccccacagTGTTACCTTcagctcctcctccagctcagccgccttcaGCTCCAGCGCCCGGCGCtcctgggggggtgggggggacatgggggcacaggggggcgGATTTGGGGTCCCTGGAGGCTTTGGGGGTCCCCaaggggtcccagggggtcccCAGTGCGTTTTCGGGGTACCCTGGGGAGGGATTTGGAGTccctggggggtttgggggggggggtcacagggggatTTAGAGACCCCAGGGGGAATCGGGGAGTttgggggtccggggggggttcgggggggtccCAACCCCTCCCCCAACTCACGTATCGCTCCAGTTCCAGCAGCGCCGGCCGCTCCGCGATTCGCTCCTGgcgctggggcgggggggaggtgGGCGAGGGTCCCACAaatccccccccgcccccaaatTTGGGGGGACCCTCCCCCATCCCGCATCCCCCACCTGGGTGACTCGTTCCAGTTCCAGCCGGATCTGGGTCAGTTTCAGCTCcgtctcctgcagctgctcccggAGCCGCTCGTTCTCAGCCCAGAGCTCCTCATACagctggggggacccaggcgtccgggagggacccaggcgtccgggagggacccaggagtttggggggacccaggagtttggggaggacccaggcatccgggaaggacccaggcatccgggccccccccatctccctccccatcccccccTCCCCTCGGACTCACCTTCTGGTAGTCGAaaggtgggggaggggcgggggggtggctgtgggggtgggggaggggtgAGGGGGGGGTTTTACAGatgccccccccaccccccccaccccccccgtACCTGTGTGGGGGAGGGGTATCCTCCCCGCCCCCCATCCTGGCACCCGTGGAGccctgggtgggggggaggggacaggggtggcAGTTGGGGGAGGGGCTCGGCgacccctcccccacccccgcccctccccctcACCTCACTGCCCATCCCCCGCTGCGGCTTCCGACGCTCCCGCCCCCCCGGGCGGCTCCGCCCACAGGGCCCCtgctgggggagggggggggggggggtcagagCGGGGGAGGGGACCTCAAAACCaccccccccactccccccagcccccaccgtgctctgctcctctctgatTGGCTCGGGTGCGCGCCCGTCACCGCTGCGGCCAATCGGCTTCTCCGCCTCCTTCAGCTCCAGCAACGTCACGCCCTGGGGGGAGAGGGGTCAGGGGTCAGCTGGGGGGAGCCCGGGACCCCTATGCcatggggacccaggcgtccgggccccacagAAGatgggacccaggcgtccgggcggtACCTGCGTCGAGCGCCGTGATTGGCGCATGAGGCGGGATCGGGCCCTTCGCTGTGACTCCGCCTCCTCGTCCCGCACGGGGGGGTGTGGCCACCTGGGGGGGCGGGGCATgtgggacccaggcgtccgggccccagagcgggagggacccaggcgtccgggggctCACCTGCGGGGTCGGGGGTCGCCGCGGGTTGCGGGGTCATTGCCGtcgggggggctgtgggggaggGGGCGTCACCCCCagcggggacccaggcgtccgggaggggacccaggtgtccgggccCCTCCCCTGACCCTCCACCCCCCTCCAACctcagagggacccaggcgtccgggactCACGTGGGGGatgggcagcaggagggaagtGGGGTGGGCGTGGCTCCTGGAgctgcggggggacccaggcgtccgggaggggacccaggcgtccgggcccctcCCCCTTCCCTGTGGGGTCGAATCAAGCCCCGCCCCCTGATAAGCAGTGGGCGGGGCTTCCTACCGGGTCACCTGACGGGCTCCCTCCCTCCCGATTGGCCAAGCCTGGGCCAATCAGGGAGCGGCTCCAGTTCCGCGattcctgcagctggggggcggggccagggaggggcggggccagaGAGAGGGGCGGGGTCAGAGAGCAAAGGGGGCGGGGACCTGAAAAGGGGGCGGAGCCAAGGGATGGGGCAAGTGGGGGCGTGGCTAAggggggagggggcgtgtcCTCACCTGGGGCATGGCCTCGGGGCGGGGCCAGGACACGGAGCGtcgcgcggggggcggggccgcggggggggggaggggcgccCCCCCCCAACTGCCCGACCTGTgcagggggggctggggggggggggggggcgtcAGGGGGGCGTGGCCTGAGCCACAAGCCCCGCCCCTCGGCCCCGGAATGGGCGGAGCCTCACCTGGCGGGGGGCGGAGGGGCCGCTCGGGGGGGGCGGAGCCgctggggggggaggggaggggtcagtgaggggacccaggcgtccgggcccctccccctccccccccgggGGGGTCTCACCGTGCAGGGGGGGGTCGCTgggcccctccccccccgggGGCGTGTCCTGCGcgtgggggaggggcggcggctcccggctcctggggggggggaggggccaTCAGGGGGGGCGGGGTCTGAGGTcggggggcggggtcagggctgggggcggggtcggggggtcaggggggcggggtcagggctgggggcggggtcggggggtcaggggggcggggtcagggctgggggcggggtcagggggGCGGGGTCTCACCGTTTCCCGCCTTCGCTGTccggtgggggaggggcggccgcCGGCTCCTTGTGGCTGCGCAGCTGCGTGGGGGGGCGGGGCGGTGCCAGGACCACGTGACGCCCCACGACCCCTCCCCTTttccccgcccccctccccaggccccgcccacctccccaggccccgcccacctgCTCGCGttcgcggggccggggggggcccgggggtgGAAGCGGCGCCGTTGGGGCCGCTGGAGCCGCCGGGGACGGACCCACCGGGGCCGGGGTCGGACCCACCGGGGCCGGGGTCGGACCCACCGGGGTCGGACCCACCGGGGCCGGGGTCGGacccggagccgccgccgccgccatcgcGGCCGCCCCGGCCTGAGGGGAAGGGAACCGGAACCGGAAGTGGCGGGGCGGGGTCTCCATGGCAACGCGCGGCGCGTTGTGGGGCGGCGCGCGGGGCACGACGGGAAGGCGGCGGATTCGAaccccgcccctccctcccaTTCATGAGTGAGCGGAGGAAAAATGAATGAGCGGAAAATGAATGATGGAAAATGAATGATGGAAAATGAATGATGGAAAATGAATGAGCGGAAAATGAATGATGGAAAATGAATGATGGAAAATGAATGATGGAAAATGAATGAGCGGAAAATGAATGATGGAAAATGAATGAACGGAAAATGAATGAACGGAAAATGAATGATGGAAAATGAATGATGGAAAATGAATGAGCGGAAAATGAATGATGGAAAATGAATGATGGAAAATGAATGATGGAAAATGAATGAGCGGAAAATGAATGATTGGAAAATGAATGATGGAAAATGAATGATGGAAAATGAATGAGCGGAAAATGAATGATGGAAAATGAATGATGGAAAATGAATGATGGAAAATGAATGAGCGGAAAATGAATGATGGAAAATGAATGAACGGAAAATGAATGAACGGAAAATGAATGATGGAAAATGAATGATGGAAAATGAATGATGGAAAATGAATGAGCGGAAAATGAATGATGGAAAATGAATGATGGAAAATGAATGAGCGGAAAATGAATGAACGGAAAATGAATGAATGGAAAATGAATGAATGGGTGGAGGAATGAACGAATGGATGGgtgaaaaatgaatgaatggaAAACCAGTGAACGAGTGAGGAATGAACGAATGGATGGATGAACGAATGAACGAATGAATGAACAAACGAATGAATGAACGAATGAATGAATGAACAAACGAAGGAATGAATGAATTaacaaatgaatgaatgaaCGAATGAACGAATGAATGGATGAAggaacaaatgaacaaacaaatgaaTGAACGAATGAACGAATGAACGAACGAATGAACGAACGAATGAATGAACGAATGAATGAACGAATGAATGAATGAACGAACGAATGAACGAACGAATGAATGaacaaatgaatgaatgaaCGAACGAACAAATGAACGAACAAATGAACGAATGAATGAACGAATCAACGAATGAAAGAACGAATGAATGAAGGAACGAATGAAGGAACGAATGAACGAATGAACGAATGAATGAACGaaggaatgaatgaatgaacGAAGGAATGAATG
This genomic stretch from Caloenas nicobarica isolate bCalNic1 unplaced genomic scaffold, bCalNic1.hap1 Scaffold_418, whole genome shotgun sequence harbors:
- the LOC136002818 gene encoding proline-rich protein 2-like isoform X3; amino-acid sequence: MNGREGRGSNPPPSRRAPRAAPQRAARCHGDPAPPLPVPVPFPSGRGGRDGGGGGSGSDPGPGGSDPGGSDPGPGGSDPGPGGSVPGGSSGPNGAASTPGPPPAPRTRAGGRGLGRWAGPGEGGGEKGRGRGASRGPGTAPPPHAAAQPQGAGGRPSPTGQRRRETEPGAAAPPPRAGHAPGGGGAQRPPPARGSAPPERPLRPPPAPPAQVGQLGGGAPPPPRGPAPRATLRVLAPPRGHAPAAGIAELEPLPDWPRLGQSGGREPVR
- the LOC136002818 gene encoding basic salivary proline-rich protein 2-like isoform X1, whose amino-acid sequence is MNGREGRGSNPPPSRRAPRAAPQRAARCHGDPAPPLPVPVPFPSGRGGRDGGGGGSGSDPGPGGSDPGGSDPGPGGSDPGPGGSVPGGSSGPNGAASTPGPPPAPRTRAGGRGLGRWAGPGEGGGEKGRGRGASRGPGTAPPPHAAAQPQGAGGRPSPTGQRRRETEPGAAAPPPRAGHAPGGGGAQRPPPARGSAPPERPLRPPPGEAPPIPGPRGGACGSGHAPLTPPPPPQPPLHRSGSWGGAPLPPPAAPPPARRSVSWPRPEAMPQLQESRNWSRSLIGPGLANREGGSPSGDPLQEPRPPHFPPAAHPPRESRTPGSL
- the LOC136002819 gene encoding protein phosphatase 1 regulatory subunit 12C-like isoform X4 gives rise to the protein MRQSRRSTQGVTLLELKEAEKPIGRSGDGRAPEPIREEQSTGPCGRSRPGGRERRKPQRGMGSEPPPRPSPTFRLPEGESEGRGGWGGRWGGPGCLGPSRMPGSSPNSWVPPNSWVPPGRLGPSRTPGSPQLYEELWAENERLREQLQETELKLTQIRLELERVTQRQERIAERPALLELERYERRALELKAAELEEELKALSDLRADNQRLKDENAALIRVVSRLAK
- the LOC136002819 gene encoding protein phosphatase 1 regulatory subunit 12C-like isoform X3 encodes the protein MRQSRRSTQGVTLLELKEAEKPIGRSGDGRAPEPIREEQSTQGPCGRSRPGGRERRKPQRGMGSEPPPRPSPTFRLPEGESEGRGGWGGRWGGPGCLGPSRMPGSSPNSWVPPNSWVPPGRLGPSRTPGSPQLYEELWAENERLREQLQETELKLTQIRLELERVTQRQERIAERPALLELERYERRALELKAAELEEELKALSDLRADNQRLKDENAALIRVVSRLAK
- the LOC136002819 gene encoding protein phosphatase 1 regulatory subunit 12C-like isoform X2, which codes for MRQSRRSTQGVTLLELKEAEKPIGRSGDGRAPEPIREEQSTGPCGRSRPGGRERRKPQRGMGSEVRGRGGGGGGVAEPLPQLPPLSPPPHPGLHGCQDGGRGGYPSPTQPPPRPSPTFRLPEGESEGRGGWGGRWGGPGCLGPSRMPGSSPNSWVPPNSWVPPGRLGPSRTPGSPQLYEELWAENERLREQLQETELKLTQIRLELERVTQRQERIAERPALLELERYERRALELKAAELEEELKALSDLRADNQRLKDENAALIRVVSRLAK
- the LOC136002819 gene encoding protein phosphatase 1 regulatory subunit 12C-like isoform X6, which gives rise to MRQSRRSTQGVTLLELKEAEKPIGRSGDGRAPEPIREEQSTGPCGRSRPGGRERRKPQRGMGSEGSTGARMGGGEDTPPPHSHPPAPPPPFDYQKLYEELWAENERLREQLQETELKLTQIRLELERVTQRQERIAERPALLELERYERRALELKAAELEEELKALSDLRADNQRLKDENAALIRVVSRLAK
- the LOC136002819 gene encoding protein phosphatase 1 regulatory subunit 12C-like isoform X5; the protein is MRQSRRSTQGVTLLELKEAEKPIGRSGDGRAPEPIREEQSTQGPCGRSRPGGRERRKPQRGMGSEGSTGARMGGGEDTPPPHSHPPAPPPPFDYQKLYEELWAENERLREQLQETELKLTQIRLELERVTQRQERIAERPALLELERYERRALELKAAELEEELKALSDLRADNQRLKDENAALIRVVSRLAK
- the LOC136002818 gene encoding collagen alpha-1(I) chain-like isoform X2, which produces MNGREGRGSNPPPSRRAPRAAPQRAARCHGDPAPPLPVPVPFPSGRGGRDGGGGGSGSDPGPGGSDPGGSDPGPGGSDPGPGGSVPGGSSGPNGAASTPGPPPAPRTRAGGRGLGRWAGPGEGGGEKGRGRGASRGPGTAPPPHAAAQPQGAGGRPSPTGQRRRETEPGAAAPPPRAGHAPGGGGAQRPPPARGSAPPERPLRPPPAPPAQVGQLGGGAPPPPRGPAPRATLRVLAPPRGHAPGKGEGPGRLGPLPDAWVPPQLQEPRPPHFPPAAHPPRESRTPGSL
- the LOC136002819 gene encoding protein phosphatase 1 regulatory subunit 12C-like isoform X1, coding for MRQSRRSTQGVTLLELKEAEKPIGRSGDGRAPEPIREEQSTQGPCGRSRPGGRERRKPQRGMGSEVRGRGGGGGGVAEPLPQLPPLSPPPHPGLHGCQDGGRGGYPSPTQPPPRPSPTFRLPEGESEGRGGWGGRWGGPGCLGPSRMPGSSPNSWVPPNSWVPPGRLGPSRTPGSPQLYEELWAENERLREQLQETELKLTQIRLELERVTQRQERIAERPALLELERYERRALELKAAELEEELKALSDLRADNQRLKDENAALIRVVSRLAK